From Aegilops tauschii subsp. strangulata cultivar AL8/78 chromosome 5, Aet v6.0, whole genome shotgun sequence:
CCTTTCTCCGCCTCAGATTCTCCTTTTAAGTTCTCCTGGTCGGCgcatgcgtgcgtgcgtgcgtgcaccggCCGAGGGTGGTCGCTTTTCCTAACTCTGTTTGTGGACGGAACTGCACCTCCGGCTCAGCGtgacaacaccaacaacaaccaAACCGATCCAGCACCAGCACCAGCTTTTCTTGTCTTTGTTAAATTGATCCGGGTGTTGTTAGCTCGTGTCCGGCCACAGGACGAGCCGAAATGACGCCGCTGGTGGGCCAGGGAGCAAGATGGATTCTTATGAATTTGGATCAGAGTCGGTGCTGGACGGCCCTCAAAAATTACTGGGCAATCATTCACATAACCTCCACCATGGAATTTATAAATGAAGCAAATGAGCTCGTTTTTTTAGCAAAAGCTTGGTCTCCAAGGGCCCAGATGCCACGTTATTCAGAGAGCATCCTACACTGGACCCCTAGTAAAAGAGAGATAACAAACCAGTCCCTGACTATCACATAGAGGCCCCCGAAAGGCAAAAGAAGATTGTAGTTGGGTCCTTGACTGCTTCCGCATGAGCGTAACCTCGTCGTCATAGCACCACGCCATAGAGTTTGTACGCCAGGAAGAGGAAGATCGATCGGCCACCTTTAGCAAGAAAATCATATGGGCCGGCGGAGACAGGTGGCTGCCGACCATCACAGTGGGTGTCGTAGCTCCTTTGCGAAATCCATCGATCATGAGCTCCTTCCCAATAAACAACAACCAGAGCTCCACCTTTCCTCTGCTACTTGCCCACCTTCGTGGCTATCTCAGAAGCAAAAAAtaagttgtgtgtgtgtgtgtgtgtgggggggggggggggggggggggagggggtcctCCTAGAGATTCCTGAACCGGGTGAACTTATTGAAGGGAAGAGCCATTGAAAAATCCCTTCATATTTGGCTCTATCCCCCGGAGCACCTCAAAAAAGGGACTTGCAATCATGAGGTATACATTTCACACTGATAAAAGAAAAAGGGAGACAACACTGGTGGACACACCCTCCTTCCCCCTCCACTCTGCTCGGCAGCACCAGTGGAGGAGAGAGGAAGAGGAGCAACCAAGAATAGCGACACCAGGCCGACCAACTATAGTAATGAGGAAGGGGGATCTCTATGCTACACTTAGATATCATATATTTCAATTATACTAGAATAGTTAAATAttgagtaaatagcataaaactactacttTACAGGCTAGGGTTTCAAAAAACTACCGGTTTTTAATTTTTCTCAGATAACTACCAACTCGGTGgtcggctgtttcaaaaaacTCAAATTGCCGGGTGGTTGACATATAATcaggtttatgacaggtgggacccgcTCCTAAACAAACAGCTGGTTTGACCATTTGTTGACCGTCAACTTACACGTTTGGCCCACATGTAAGCTGACTCTTCTtccttttctctttctttctctccCTCTACTCCCCTGCTCTCCCGATAGATGCTGCCCGGAGCCGCACTCGCGCTCGACATCGACCTTGTCGGGATGGCCGAGTAACCCGACGCAGAGGGCATGAAGGCAGGGGCTGCCGGCGACGGGTGCTGCGGCCTGGCGACGACTGACACGGCCACAACGGCTCTGCAGCGCGCGACGCACGGGAAGGGCCGTCCCGAGGAGGCCGCCGTCGTGAAGGGGCGTGCCGGGGAGAAGCTCGTCGGCGACCGCGCGTGGAAGGACGAGGTCGACGAGGCTTGCCGGATCTCGCCGCCTCGAGGCCGCCGAGGCACGGCGTGGAGGTGGCGCAGGAGAGGCATGGCGAGGCGGCGGCCACGGGCGAGGCACGTCGGGGCGGCGGGACCCGACCGCTGCGGGATGCGGCTCGCCGGCCTCAGGTGGTGCACGTCATGGATTCTACCGCCGCGGGCGCGGCTTGCCGGCCGGAGAAGACGGCGTTGCCTTGCCTCggggacccgattgctttttcAGAAAACTCATAGGGACCTGATTGCTTTTTCAGAAAACTTGtagggacccgattgcttttttaCAAAACTTACGTGTAGGACCCACATGTAAGTTAACGGTCAAAGTAAACGGTCAAACAAACGGTTATCTTACATGTGGGCCTCAATTGTCATAATCGCGATCAACTGATAAAGACTCAGGGATTTGGGTTTTTTGAAATAGCCGACCACTCATCTGGTAGTTATTTGAGAAAAATTAAAAACCGGTAGTTTTTTGGAACCTTAGCCTGTAAAGTAGTAGCTTTATGCTATTTACTCTTAAATATTGGACCTAGATATCACAAAATTTGGTATCGCTAATGCTACGGGCAACGAGCGTTTATTTGATATTTGCAAAACCCTGGCGTTGCGTTGTTTCCATAAATTCTGACAACATAACAAGTGAATCAAAACCCTTCCTCCTTACTTTAGGAAGAAAATCCCGAGATTTGATTCACCAATCATCAAGAGTGTCTTCACAATTTGGGATAGAAACATCTCTAGTAACATGAATTGCCTCAAAGTAACGATGCTAAACTTGTCGTACATAAACACATTGCATCAAATTATAGTCGGTAGTATGCTAATGCTAGCAGGAGTATGTTTAGTCCAGCAAACCTCTCCTCATGCGCCATCGGATGTCCAAATGCAATATTGGAGTGCTAACCGAAGTAACATAATAACATCTCATAATAATAAGCGTGAATCTTGAGCTAACAGAACATCATAGAATATTATTATTAAAGTGTCATGATGGAAACCATAAAATGTAACAAGTCAACTGAAATGTATGATAATATATAGTTAAACTTATATGATTTACAATCACTTGtatcccccccccctccccccccccccccatctcTTTGTTCTACAAAATGATAAGGTATTGGATATTCTAAAATAGAAACACCGCATTGCCACATCACTAGTCCATGAAATTTATGATGATAAACTTTGAAAACCTAGTGTGGAATATTTTAAAACCCACACACCATTAATCAAAGGTTGCAACGTGAACCCCAACATATTTTGCTAAATCCAACAGAGATTCTAGCAAACACATTGTGCACAACGCTCTTTGCTCTAGAGTTGTTTTGTTGTTTCAACTACGTGGTATTCTTAGTAGCGCGTAAGTAAATTAGCAAGGGTGTCTATGACGGCCTTATAGCGAAGGTGATAGTACATTCAACAGGAGTGACACAACGATACTTTTTAAATAGGTCAAGTCGTTTCGATGGAGCACGTGTAATGATTTTTAAACAAGTTATCTATCAACCCATTGTGTAAGGATGGATTTTCTTGGTTGTTGGGCCGCAAAAGGCGAGAGCCAACTATGATCATTAGCTTTGTTTGAGTTTTGGGTTATCGATTTGATCATCAACATTCTGATTAAGTACCATGATATGTGGGTTCATCTTTTTATGATGACAATCAATGGGGAACTGAGGATATCCAATGGGTTTTAGGCGACAAGGGAAAGTAGATGATTGGTCATAAGTTCCGATAGTTGTATCAAATTTAACGTTTGGTTGGCGGCTACAAGAAATCccctaaaaagaaaaaaaatgaggcATCATGAGAAAACACAAAAATTTGGCGGCCAGAATCGTCCGAGATATGAAACTGAAGGGCTAAAAACGTTGCGAGTGGACTTAAAAGGATGCCTACCTGTAAATTCCTAATAAACAAATAAATATGATTATTCAGCGTAAATAAATGTTGGAAGTTGACTAGACGATGCCCCTCTAGATCTAGCTAAGGCCAGAACAGAATATTGAAGTATGAACACGCGTCAACGCCAGAAAAGGAAACACCCTCTATGTATACAGGCTAGGTCGCGTCAACTTTCCAAAATTAAGCATTTCAAAAGAAAAAACTTTCCAAAATCAAGGAAATGCACATACCAACTTAAACCTTCCTCTTGTCCCCAATAGGCTTAAACCCTTATAAATACCACAGGTCATAACCACAATAGACCACAACACAAACACAAGGTCAAGTAGCCTTACTTCCATCCTCGAGTTCCAAGAAAACCACAGATTAGGTTAAATGGGCAAAGAGGTCGACGTGGGTGCCCTCGAGGCCGGCGGCGCCCGGGACTACTCCGACCCTCCGCCGGCCCCGCTGGTGGACGTCGATGAGCTCGGCAAGTGGTCCCTGTACCGCGCGGTGATCGCCGAGTTCGTGGCCACGCTGCTCTTCCTCTACATCACGGTGTCCACCGTCATCGGGTACAAGCACCAGACGGACGCGTCGGCGTCGGGGCCCGACGCGGCGTGCGGTGGGGTGGGCATCCTCGGCATCGCGTGGGCGTTCGGGGGCATGATCTTCGTCCTCGTCTACTGCACCGCCGGCATCTCCGGCGGGCACATTAACCCGGCCGTGACGTTCGGCCTCTTCCTGGCGCGCAGGGTGTCCCTGGTGCGCGCGCTGCTCTACATGGCCGCGCAGTGCCTCGGCGCCGTCTGCGGCGTCGGGCTCGTCAAGGGGTTCCAGAGCGGGCTCTACGCGCGCCACGGCGGCGGCGCGAACGAGGTCGGCGCCGGGTACTCGGTCGGTGCGGGGCTCGCCGCGGAGATCGTCGGCACCTTCGTGCTCGTCTACACCGTCTTCTCCGCCACCGATTCCAAGCGCAACGCTCGTGACTCCCACGTCCCGGTACCGCACAAACCTGTCTCTGATGAACCCTTTCTTCTATCGCCTTGTCACACTCCTTTTGATAAATGTTGGTTGATGAATGAAGGTGTTGGCGCCGCTGCCAATCGGGTTCGCGGTGTTCATGGTGCACCTGGCCACCATCCCGATCACCGGGACGGGGATCAACCCGGCGAGGAGTCTCGGCGCCGCCGTCATATACAACGGCGACAAAGCCTGGAGCGATCAGGTAAATGCTTGGTGCCGACTGTAGGAAATTATGGAATCGGGCAAGAATTTTAGTGTCGATCGAACTTGCCTGAACTGACAAGTGCATGCATTGTGGTTCATCTGTGACGCAGTGGATCTTCTGGGTGGGGCCGTTCATCGGCGCGGCGATCGCAGCGCTCTACCACCAGACGATCCTCCGCGCAAGCGCCAGGGGCTATGGCTCCTTCCGGAGCAACGCCTAGCTAGCTCGCCAAGCCATCAGCACCAAAATTGGCATCTTTCTCCTTACTTTTTTCAGTCCACTGTGAAGTCTGCAGTGTGCCGGAGCAGCGAAAGTGAAGTGTCCTTGTGTGTCTGTGCGTCCGATTGAAGCAGTTGTAACTTGCCTGTGTACTTTTTGGTTCAGGGTAGCAGTCAATAAATTCAGATGGGAGAATCCAAGTGATTGGAAAAGACAAATTCACTTGTTTGATTGATTTTCCTTTTTTGAGAGAATGTCACGCTTTATTGATCAAGGATAATCAAGGCACTCACTCTTGTTTGATTGATTTTCTGGAGAATCCTGTCCCATTAGATCGTTTTGTGTTACACGGACTGTTTTGGGCCAAAAAAATGCTAAAATGAAAGTGCCAAAAAATAACAATTTAAAATCGGTTTTAAATTGGGGCGACGCTGGAGGCCGGCCGACCGGTCCAACTTTCGGTCAGTCACCTAGCATCCACCTGATTGATTGCCTCGGTGCAGCGAGATGATCGGTGGCCTGACAGCTTTCTGTGGCCATGCGCGTCCTCCATGACATACTTGACTAAATCCACCTACACTCGTCTTTGTGAGGGTTTGCCGACTTGCCCTTACGCCGCAGCCATCTGGAGGAGTCTTGCACCCCTCAAATGCAAGATCTTTGTTTGGCTGGCTTCCCAACATCGCTTGTGGACGGTGGATCGACGCACTCGTCATGGTTTGCAAGATCATACCTCCGCCTGCTATACTTGCTTACAGGACGAAGACACCGTGGACCACATCTTGGTGCAATGTGGCTACGCGCGTGCCACTTGGATGGGTTGTTTCGACATGTTACGCATTCAGATCTCTTGCCCCGTGAGTACGGACTCCTTTGTCGAATGGTGGATGTTGCAACATTTGGGTTTCGCGAAGGAAGACAAACGTGGGTTCGACACCCTGGTCATTTGCGCGGCATGGTCACTCTGGAAGCAAAGGAATGCCAGGGTGTTCAACGGAGCTGAGCAACAAGTGGACGCACAGGAGCTCATGAAGAAGATCCTTGAGGAACTTAGCGATTGGAAGATGGCGGTTCGGGGAGGTGGTAGCTTACAATGCTTTGTGAGAGATTAGTTTTGGGTTTATGTAGGAGTGGAGGCGGGTGTGTGTTCGTCTTCGGGTGCCTCACACTCGATAGACCTCTTGTAAATTGTGTTTGCTCTTTTCTATAAAAGTAAGGCACGTGCTTTGCATGCTCTCGAAAAAATTACGCCAGAAGTTGTCTGATTCGCTCTGCCTCCACGAATCCACAAGTGAGCTTCACCTTGGAGACGACCATACGCATGGAAAAATCCCCTCACCTTTGCCACACACGCGACTCTACCCCGTGCACGGCTCCAGCAAGGCCAAGAGCCGCCGGCCGCTCGCGCCCCAACCCTTCGCAGCGCTACCATCTGCTACTCACTTAAGAACACCCCGCTGCTCGTCAATTTCGGTTGCAGCTGCGCCGTCGACCGGTCGTCGACCGGTTGCAACTCCGGCCTTCGACCCTCCATGGTTGCAGCACCTAGGTGCGCTACCCGCCACCCTCGTCGTTGACGCTCGCTGCACGGGTTTCTGTGAAACAACGACCACCGGTCATCGCCATCGAATGGTTTTAGCAAAAATCATTGTCAGTCGTAGAAAAAGCCGACAACGGTTGCAGCAAATTGTCGTTGTCGCCCTCATGGGTTGTAGCTAAACCGTTAATAGTTGCAACAGAAATCCTCGCTGACCATAGGAGAAGCCGGCGATGGTTGCAGCAAAATCTTCGCCGCCGTCGTGGTGGGCCGCAGCTAAGCCATGAATGGTTGTAGCAAAAATCCTCACGGGGCATAGAAAAAGCCGAGAATGGTTGCATCACCGGGCTCGTTCGGTTCCAGCACACTGTCTTTCGCGGCTGCGGTGAGCGtgcgactgtcggtgtcaaaactggcggatctcgggtagggggtcccgaactgtgcgtctaaggcggatggtaacaggaggcgggggacacaatgtttacccaggttcgggccctctcgatggagataataccctacttcctgcttgattgatcttgatgatatgagtattacaagagttgatctaccacgagatcgtagaggctaaaccctagaagctagcctatgattatgattgttcttgtcctacggactaaaacctccggtttatatagacactagagggggctagggttacacagagtcggttacaaaggaggagatctacacatccgtattgccaagcttgccttccacgccaaggagagtcccatccggacatgagacgaagtcttcaatcttgtatcttcatagtccaacagtccggccaaagtatatagtccggcagtccgaggaccccctaatccaggactccctcagtagcccctgaaccaggcttcaatgacgatgagtccggcgcgcagattgtcttcggcattgcaaggcgggttcctcctccgaatactccatggaagattttgaacacaaggatcgtgtccggctctgcaaaacaaattccacataccaccgtagagagtataatatttccacaaatctaatctgctgacaacttttcataacgtgacgccctgccgtggtccggtcattacgaaccgtttt
This genomic window contains:
- the LOC109744556 gene encoding aquaporin PIP2-6, with protein sequence MGKEVDVGALEAGGARDYSDPPPAPLVDVDELGKWSLYRAVIAEFVATLLFLYITVSTVIGYKHQTDASASGPDAACGGVGILGIAWAFGGMIFVLVYCTAGISGGHINPAVTFGLFLARRVSLVRALLYMAAQCLGAVCGVGLVKGFQSGLYARHGGGANEVGAGYSVGAGLAAEIVGTFVLVYTVFSATDSKRNARDSHVPVLAPLPIGFAVFMVHLATIPITGTGINPARSLGAAVIYNGDKAWSDQWIFWVGPFIGAAIAALYHQTILRASARGYGSFRSNA